The genomic interval GTTTCGTTTCTGGTCATACTTTTTATTACGATGCCCTTAAAATATTATTTCGATACCCCACAGCCCAACAAAATATTTGGCCTGGTTCACGGACTATTGTTTGTGCTTTATGTTTTCTGGGTAGTTCAAATAAAAATTGAGCAGGACTGGTCATTTAAAAAAATGGGTTTAGCGCTGCTGGCTTCCATCGTTCCCTTTGGGACTTTCTGGGCTGATGCCAGATTGTTCCGGAATCAAAATACAGAGGTCAGATAAAACAAAGCGATAGTTTCAACTCCATCGCTTTTGTTTATAATCAAGTTGGTCAAAGAAGCACCATAATAGCTTACTATAGTCAACTTCCCAAATAACTTTTCCTACTTCAGTTGCCTCATTTCCTGTAACTCTTGTTCGAAGCCACCGGACAAAATAGGGAAGCGGCACCAGGTTTTAGGGTCCAGGTTCTCGTCGTCGAGGTGAAAGGAAGGCGCATAGCGTTCCCGTTTCCACTGGTTGCGGCACCATAACCGGAAGAAGCGTTCTACATACAAATGCAACTGGTCGTTGGTGTAAATTTGTCCGAACCTGGCCTGCATGATTAATAAAACTTCCTTAGGCGTTTGTTTATCCCGAATGGCACACTTTTCTATGGCATCCAGCACTTCATAGGGCATAAGGTCGGCTTCATCGGTCTGGGTCATTTCCAACGGACGGAGTTCGGCACTGGGTTGCAGGGAATTTACTTTTTGCAAGCCTTTTATTTTTAATGTACCGGCTAGCCCTTCTTTTTCCAGCCAGACCAGCCATTTGCGCAGAAAAGCTTTATCAATACCGGCAATCGGACTGATACTTCCGGAAGTGTCTCCATCCATCGTAGCATAGCCTACTGCCGCTTCCGAACGGTTACTAGTAGATAATAACAAGGCATTATTCAGGTTGGCCAGCATCCACACACTGGGAGAACGCACCCTGGCCTGAATATTTTGTAGGGCTATATCATCCGTTTGCCAGCTCAGGTTCCGGCCAATGCCATTTTCTATCAAGCCCACATATTGTTTCACCAAGGCATCAATGCTGATTTCAAAATACGTTACATGCAGGTCTTTAGCTAAAATTTCTGCTGAATCTCTGGTATCATCAGAGCTATTCACCGTAGACTGGTAAATACAGGTAATGAGTTTACCGGCAATGTCAGAAATTGTCTGGCAGTCCTTAATGCCTGGTATATAATCCAACTTCTGTTTAAATGCGTCCAGGCCAATGCTTTCCAGTGCAAAATGAATAGATAGGTAACACAAAGCAGAAACAGCGGAAGAATCGGCACCTCCGCTGAGAGAAATCACAAAGCCTCTCGAACGGCTTTTGCGCATGTAATCGAACAAAGCCAGAGAAACGGCCCGGGCAAACTCTTCTTCTTTCAGGTATGAACTAACTTCCCAGGCTTCCTGGGCTAAAGTTGCTGGTTCTGGCTTGATGAAAGGAAATTTAAAATCCTGGTAAACGACCCCATCTGTTTCACCAGCAATCTGGCTGCCGGTAGCTGAGGTAAATTGTGCTTTGGTCTGGGCCTGACTTAACCGGTTAAGGTCTACATCAAGCACAGCCGCAATCAGGTCGTAATCCCGGTAGGAGAAACGCTTGCCATACGTGAGCATTTTGCCTCCGGAAGCAATGAGCGTACTGCCATCGTAAACAGCTCTTCCAGCTTCATTTCCCAGCAAATTGGCATAAATATACCCTACACCAAATGCCCTGGAACCTTCCAGCACAAACCTGCGGCGTATTTCCATCTTTCCAAATGCAAAATGACTGGCGCTTGGGTTGAGAATAATATCCACCCCATGCCTGTATAAATCCCTTCCCGGACGGCTGGCCACCCAGGCATCTTCGCAGATTTCAAAGCCTATTTTTATTCCGCCACAATCATAATATACATCACCCACCGGATAGTTTTTTTCTCCCACCGTAATTTCGCCTTGTACACCTTGTGGCCATGGATTGAACCAGCGGGGTTCATAATGAATGCCATCTCCGGCTAAATAACGCTTGGCCGAAAACCCAAGAATCTGCTTATTGGCGATCAGGCAGGCGGCATTATAAATGCGGTTGAGGTATTTGATGGGCAAGCCTACGGATACGATGATATTTTCGGTATGTTTTACTACCTCCTGCAATACCCGTAAGGACATGTCGAAGGTACCATGCGAATAAAAAGCATCTTCGCAGCCATAACCAGTGATACATAGTTCGGGCAAACAGAGCAGGCTGATATTTTGCTTTCTGGCCTCGCCAATGGCATCAATTATATGTTGTTTGTTTCTTTCCCAGTCTAAAGGAGTCTGGTTGAGAACACCAGCTGCTACTTTTATTAGTTTCATGAATATCGTTATTAGTTGAATATTGAATTAGCTGGAACTTGGACTCAATGCTTTTCTATCTCTTCCAATAACACCCTAGCAATGGTTTTAATTTTAAGAAAGTTGTCTTTATATAGAAATACATTCGGATGGCTATCGGTACTGACTACACATTCAAACAAACCACTAGCTTTTATCTTTTCCAGTCCGCCTTTGCTGAACAAGCCATGTGTAGTAATGGCTGCAATTTTAGCGGCACCTGCTTCTTTATAAGCTTTCGCCGCATTCACCAGCGAACCGCCCGTGCGAATCATATCATCGTAAATAATAACATATTTATCAGTTACATCGCAACTGATGGAAACAATCTGGGTATTTTCGGCATCTATCCGGCGTTTAAAAACAAAAGCACCTTGAATACCCATATCATTAGCAAGTGATTCAACCCATTTTGCCCTGCCAGCATCTGTAGAGGCGAGTATAAAATCAGTTCCTGCAATTTCATGGCAGGCTTCAATAATCACAGGTTTGGCATAGAGGTGAATGGCTTTAGTTTTCCCTTCAAAATAATAAGGCAGCCCTTCGGTATGTAAATCGAGCAAGATAACCGTATTGCCAAAATGCGTATCCGGAATGCTGGAAAGCAGGAATGCCCTGGTTTTTGCCGTTACCACTTCGCCCCGTTGAACCGCCCGTTCCATGGTAGAATAGCCAAAATAGGGAATAATTAACAGTAGTGACTGTGCCCCCAGGTGGACCAAAGTACATGCCAGGTCAAACAACTCGAGGGTATCAGCATCGGAAACCGTACCACCAACAAGCACAATGTCCCGTTCATTCACTTCTGAAATAACCCGCTGATAGCGTTCCCCGTCCGGAAATTCTTTTACTTCAACTTCTCCCCTGTCATAATCGCCGCCCTTCAGAATGGCTTCTTGTAAATAGGTATACTTCTGGGTACTGAATATTATTTTTTTGTCAAAGCGCATGTAAACAAGTTAATGGTCTTATTAAATGGTAATTTTTATACTTCTTCGGCTTCTGTTTTCAGGTTTCTGAGTTTCAGGATCAGGTTTGTTTTAAAATCATACAGGTTTTTCTCCAGACCTACCGGATAAATATGTGGATTGGCAAACCGTTTGATCCCTTCATGAAACATACTAAGTTGCCCTTGAACTCTTTCCTTTATCGCTTCAATAGGCGGCAGCTCGTATATCAACTTTCCTTCGCGGAACACAGGCACGAGCAGGTCTTCATAGGGAGCCGAATTATCCAATTTCCGGCGTTTGGTATAATCCATTGGGTCGATCATGACTGAACTGCGGTTGGAAACAAAACTTTCGGTGTCATAAATCATATCTGCAATAAACCCATTTCCATTGTGATACCGGCGAACCTGCTGAATACCGGGGGTCGAAATTTTTATTACCTGTTCGGATAGCTTGATCTTATAATCCCATTCGTCCTGATCATTTCTGATAGCCGCTAGTTTATACACCCCACCCAGTGCAGGCTGGTCGTAGGCAGTTACCAGCTTGGTACCCACTCCCCATACATTAATAGTAGCCCCCTGGTTTTTCAAACTGTTGATAATATTTTCGTCCAGGTCGTTGCTAGCCAGAATACTTGCCTCCTGAAAACCAGCCTCATCCAGTAATTTACGGGCTTCAATACTCAAATAAGCCAGGTCACCTGAATCCAGGCGGATACCAGCCATTTTGTAGCCTTTTGCCTTGAGTTGCTTTCCCACCTGAATGGCTTTTTTTACACCTTCAATACTATCATAGGTATCTACCAGGAAAATACAGTTATTCGGCATCACTTTGGCATAGGTCTCAAACGCCTCCAGCTCTGTATCGAATGACATAATCCAGCTATGGGCATGCGTACCTTTTACAGGAATGTTGAATAATTTACCGGCCAGTACATTAGAAGTTGCCGCACAACCGCCGATATACGCTGCCCGGCTTGCCGTTAGCCCCCCATCGATACCCTGCGCCCGCCGTAAGCCAAATTCCAGAATCGGCTCTCCTTTGGTTACCTGTACGATACGGGCAGCTTTGGTGGCGATCAGCGATTGAAAGTTGAGGATATTCAGAATAGGCGTTTCTAGTAACTGGCACTGTAATATTGGCCCTTTAATGCGCAGCATGGGTTCCTGTGGAAAAACGGCCGTTCCTTCGGGAATAGCATCTATATCGCAGGTGAACCGCAGGTTACGCAGGTATTTCAGAAAATCAGGTTCAAACAAAGGTTGATCATCGTTTCCGGTCAGAGTATCGAGATACGCCAGATCATCTTCCGAAAACTGAAAATACTGCAGAAATTCCACTACATGTGCCAGTCCGCAGGCAATGGTATAGCCGCCCTGAAATGGATTTCTCCGGAAAAACATATTAAAAACGGCTTCTTTATCGGCCATTCCGGATTTCCAGTAGCCATAGGCCATGGTAAGTTGATATAAATCGGTGAGGAGTGTAAGCGAATGCTGGTACAGTTGTCTGCCTTGATTCATTGGGTAAAGGGTTAATGTAAATTTTACACTAAGGTAGAGACAAAAAATAAAATTACAAATCAACCCACGATTTTATTTTTTCAATAGTTCAAAGAAGAGTCAAATTTCAATTTTTACATTATGGTTGCACCGATAGCAAAACTATCGTTTGTTAACTTATGCCTACTTAAAAATCCATCCTGGGCATAGGGCTGATATCCTGCGAACTAAATTCTCCAGCCATTGCCTTATAATAAGCAGCCATTGCAATCATGGCTGCATTATCCGTACAATATTCAAATTTAGGGATGTACACTCTCCAGTTGCGGTCTGCTCCTTCCAGCATGATTTGCTTGCGGAGTTCTGAATTAGCTGAAACTCCTCCGGCAATGGCTATGTCGCGGATTCCGGTTTCCTTGGCGGCTTTAATTAATTTCTTTAACAAAATTTTCACCAGCGTGTACTGGATACTTGCACAAATATCAGAAAGGTTATTATCTACAAATGCAGCATCTTTTGCCGTCTGGTCTCTTAAAAAATAGAGAAAAGCGGTTTTAATTCCACTGAAAGAATAACTTAATCCGGGCATATCTACCTGCGGAAACACAAATGCTTTCGGGTTTCCAGCCTGTGCATATTTGTCAATCAAAGGTCCACCCGGATAAGGAAGGTTCAATAATTTGGCTGTTTTATCAAAGGCTTCTCCTACTGCATCATCCTGGGTTTCTCCTATAATTTCCATTTTCAGATAATCATCTACCCGTACAATCTGGGTATGTCCGCCACTTACCGTCAGGCATAGGAAAGGGAATGAAGGTTTAGGGTCATCTATAAAATGTGCCAGTATATGCGCCTGCATATGGTTGACAGCAATGATGGGAATATTGAGCCCCAAAGCCAGTGATTTGGCGAAAGAAGCACCTACCAGTAAAGCACCCAACAAGCCCGGACCTCTGGTAAAAGCCACTGCATCTAACTGATTTTTAGTTATATTTGCTTCAGCAAGGGCTTGTGTTACTACCGGTATGATGTGCTGTTGGTGTGCCCTGGAAGCGAGTTCTGGTACCACCCCACCATATTTGTGATGGACGGTTTGCGTAGCAATGGTATTGGATTGAATTTTGCCATTTGCCAGAACAGCCGCTGAAGTTTCGTCGCAGGAAGATTCTATGGCTAACAGGGTATAATTCATAAGAGATGTCTGGGAGAAGAGGTCCAAGTGCAAGAAAGATATTGAATGCTAATGACTTAAATAACTATCAACAAGAAGTTTTAAGAAACAAAGATTACTTTCATTTGACAGTTCTTTATTACACGGCTCATAGTGATGGACTATAATAAATCCATTTTAAAGGCTTAATTTTAAATAGACTGCCCGGTAATGAAATATTTTTAGAAATAACTGATTAAACTAAAATACATCAGAAATGTCTAAGAATTAGCACCTGAAAGCCGAATCATTACTTTGCAATCTGTGTTAAAGATGAGGAAAATATTCAGGTTACCTCACAAAATAATTATAATTAACACAAGTTTTATATATGGGGTTCCAGCATGTGGGTGGAACGGTAATCTAAATCATGGCGCAAGTTATTAAAAAAGTAATCATCAGGACCCTCCTTTTCACGCTGGCATTTGTGCTGGTGCTGTTACTGGGCCTGGCGGCTGCGCTACAAATTCCTGCCATTCAAACCCTGCTGGCACAACGGGCAGCAAAAGAAGTTTCTGCTGCATTGCATTTCCCGGTAAGCATAGAGTATGTGCGTATTGAATGGCTCGACCGTGCCTTGTTTGAGAATGTATTAATTATTGACCGGGCCAATCAGCGCATGATTGAAGTACCCGAACTATCGGTCGATTTCGAAATTGCTTCACTGCTGGCCAAAGGAAATATTAACATTGACGAGGTTATTCTCAATCAGGCAAAGGTCCGGTTGATTAAAAATAAACAGGATGGCACGCTGAATATGGATGAATTTATCCTGGCCATTAATGACCTGACGCGTCCCAAAGATACTACCCGTACAGGCAGATCTCCTGTATTTTCCATAGACCGGGTAAACCTGGAAAATGTATTTTTCTCTTATGCCGACCTCCGAAAGGATAGCATTCGTGATGGGTTTGATTACCACCATATTGCTATAGATAGTATCAAGGCCACGGCTTATAACTTCCGGCTCGCAGCCGATACGATTGAAATTGATGTAGATGATCTTACCGGGGTTGATGTCCATACACATTTAGATATAAAACAACTGACTACAGCCTTCCGGTATACCAAAACATCCATGCAAGCATCAGACCTGTATGCCAAAATTGGTAACAGTGTTATCCGGAATTTTGTAGCCTTTAAGTATGCTAAGCCATCAGATCTGAGTGATTTTAATAACAAGATCACCATCAATGCTCATCTGGCACAAAGCTATGTGTATTCGAAAGATCTGGCGCTGTTTGCTCCGTACCTCAAACGCTATGATGAAAGATGGATGGTAAGCGGCGATTTTAATGGCAAAGTAACCCGTTTCCGTCTCAAAGATGCTGACCTGCGTTTTGGCAAACAAAGTATTATTGAGGGAAATATCAGTTTTACCGGTTTGCCTAATTTTAATGAAACTTTTATTGACCTGGACTTACTCCCTTCAGTAATCGAAACTTCTGATCTGAAGCAATACATTCCGGATGTAAATGCATACCTGCGCACCCGTAAATTCGGCCGGGTTTCCCTGAAAGGCAAATTTCTGGGCTTTCCCAATGACTTTGTAGCTAATGGCGCTTTTGAAACTGATCTGGGAAAGATCGTATCTGATATCAACCTGAAGTTAAAAAAGGAAAGCGCCAGTTCCACCTATTCCGGACGATTAACTACTTATGGTTTTCACATCGGAAAATTTTTAAATCAGCCAGAAGTATTACAGTTGCTGGACATGAGCGGCACTATAAAAGGGAAAGGATTTACTGTGCAGGAAGCTTCTCTCGATTTAAAAGCAAATGTAAAACGGCTGGGTGTGAACCAGTACAATTACCGGAATATTGTTGTAAATGGCAGTTTAAGCAGACAGCGTTTTAAAGGAGATGTAGCCGTAAAAGACAGTAACCTGGTATTTACGGCGAATGGAGAGGTAGATCTACGGAATAACAAAAACTTGTTTGATATTGATGCTGATCTGCAAAAAGCCAATTTACAACCTTTGCATTTTACAAATACAGAAACAAGTATAAGTACCAGACTGAATGTAAATTTCCAGGGCTTGGCCATTGATAAAATCGTAGGAGAAGCCTATTTTACTGATGCCTATATTCTGCATCAAAACCGGGATCTGATCGTAGATTCTGTCTATGTATTTTCCTCCAGAGACAGCATAGGACGCATTCTAAATATAGATTCTGATTTCTTTTCAACCTACCTGCATGGCAATTTTGAATACAGCCAGGCTTATGAAGATGGGAAAAAGTTATTACAAGAATACCAGTTGAATTTTGATGATGCGGCTGCTGCCGAAAGCTATTACCAGCGCAAAAATAAAATCAATCAACAAAATTACCGGATGAACATTCAGGCAGATCTGAAAGATATTAATCCGCTGCTGGCTTTGTTCTACCCTCCTCTGTATATATCCAAAAAAACGCAAATAGAAGGTTCCTTTGTCAGCGGACGGGCTGCCATCGTTTCCTTTAATACCCGGATTGATTCGGTTGCCTTCAAAAATTACAAGTTTTACAACTCAGAAATAGACATTACCTCTTCCAAGCTTGCCGATAGCGCCACTGTATTGGCACAAGCTTATATCCACTCCGACCGGCAGCAACTGGGAAATGTTCCGGCTACTGAAGATTTAACGGTAGAAGCCATCTGGGGAAACAAACAGATCGATTTTGATACCCGTATCCGCCAGACAGCTAGTACCAATTATGCCAATTTGAAGGGTGCTTTACGCTTTTTTCACAATTATCAGCAATTACAATTCAGCCCTTCCCATTTCCAGATTCTGGATAATGAATGGCAC from Rhodocytophaga rosea carries:
- a CDS encoding nicotinate phosphoribosyltransferase, encoding MNQGRQLYQHSLTLLTDLYQLTMAYGYWKSGMADKEAVFNMFFRRNPFQGGYTIACGLAHVVEFLQYFQFSEDDLAYLDTLTGNDDQPLFEPDFLKYLRNLRFTCDIDAIPEGTAVFPQEPMLRIKGPILQCQLLETPILNILNFQSLIATKAARIVQVTKGEPILEFGLRRAQGIDGGLTASRAAYIGGCAATSNVLAGKLFNIPVKGTHAHSWIMSFDTELEAFETYAKVMPNNCIFLVDTYDSIEGVKKAIQVGKQLKAKGYKMAGIRLDSGDLAYLSIEARKLLDEAGFQEASILASNDLDENIINSLKNQGATINVWGVGTKLVTAYDQPALGGVYKLAAIRNDQDEWDYKIKLSEQVIKISTPGIQQVRRYHNGNGFIADMIYDTESFVSNRSSVMIDPMDYTKRRKLDNSAPYEDLLVPVFREGKLIYELPPIEAIKERVQGQLSMFHEGIKRFANPHIYPVGLEKNLYDFKTNLILKLRNLKTEAEEV
- the prs gene encoding ribose-phosphate diphosphokinase, which produces MRFDKKIIFSTQKYTYLQEAILKGGDYDRGEVEVKEFPDGERYQRVISEVNERDIVLVGGTVSDADTLELFDLACTLVHLGAQSLLLIIPYFGYSTMERAVQRGEVVTAKTRAFLLSSIPDTHFGNTVILLDLHTEGLPYYFEGKTKAIHLYAKPVIIEACHEIAGTDFILASTDAGRAKWVESLANDMGIQGAFVFKRRIDAENTQIVSISCDVTDKYVIIYDDMIRTGGSLVNAAKAYKEAGAAKIAAITTHGLFSKGGLEKIKASGLFECVVSTDSHPNVFLYKDNFLKIKTIARVLLEEIEKH
- a CDS encoding DUF3817 domain-containing protein, which codes for MFDLLKTQIGRLRLLAFAEGVSFLVILFITMPLKYYFDTPQPNKIFGLVHGLLFVLYVFWVVQIKIEQDWSFKKMGLALLASIVPFGTFWADARLFRNQNTEVR
- the tsaD gene encoding tRNA (adenosine(37)-N6)-threonylcarbamoyltransferase complex transferase subunit TsaD, which translates into the protein MNYTLLAIESSCDETSAAVLANGKIQSNTIATQTVHHKYGGVVPELASRAHQQHIIPVVTQALAEANITKNQLDAVAFTRGPGLLGALLVGASFAKSLALGLNIPIIAVNHMQAHILAHFIDDPKPSFPFLCLTVSGGHTQIVRVDDYLKMEIIGETQDDAVGEAFDKTAKLLNLPYPGGPLIDKYAQAGNPKAFVFPQVDMPGLSYSFSGIKTAFLYFLRDQTAKDAAFVDNNLSDICASIQYTLVKILLKKLIKAAKETGIRDIAIAGGVSANSELRKQIMLEGADRNWRVYIPKFEYCTDNAAMIAMAAYYKAMAGEFSSQDISPMPRMDF
- the nadE gene encoding NAD(+) synthase, encoding MKLIKVAAGVLNQTPLDWERNKQHIIDAIGEARKQNISLLCLPELCITGYGCEDAFYSHGTFDMSLRVLQEVVKHTENIIVSVGLPIKYLNRIYNAACLIANKQILGFSAKRYLAGDGIHYEPRWFNPWPQGVQGEITVGEKNYPVGDVYYDCGGIKIGFEICEDAWVASRPGRDLYRHGVDIILNPSASHFAFGKMEIRRRFVLEGSRAFGVGYIYANLLGNEAGRAVYDGSTLIASGGKMLTYGKRFSYRDYDLIAAVLDVDLNRLSQAQTKAQFTSATGSQIAGETDGVVYQDFKFPFIKPEPATLAQEAWEVSSYLKEEEFARAVSLALFDYMRKSRSRGFVISLSGGADSSAVSALCYLSIHFALESIGLDAFKQKLDYIPGIKDCQTISDIAGKLITCIYQSTVNSSDDTRDSAEILAKDLHVTYFEISIDALVKQYVGLIENGIGRNLSWQTDDIALQNIQARVRSPSVWMLANLNNALLLSTSNRSEAAVGYATMDGDTSGSISPIAGIDKAFLRKWLVWLEKEGLAGTLKIKGLQKVNSLQPSAELRPLEMTQTDEADLMPYEVLDAIEKCAIRDKQTPKEVLLIMQARFGQIYTNDQLHLYVERFFRLWCRNQWKRERYAPSFHLDDENLDPKTWCRFPILSGGFEQELQEMRQLK
- a CDS encoding translocation/assembly module TamB domain-containing protein, with amino-acid sequence MAQVIKKVIIRTLLFTLAFVLVLLLGLAAALQIPAIQTLLAQRAAKEVSAALHFPVSIEYVRIEWLDRALFENVLIIDRANQRMIEVPELSVDFEIASLLAKGNINIDEVILNQAKVRLIKNKQDGTLNMDEFILAINDLTRPKDTTRTGRSPVFSIDRVNLENVFFSYADLRKDSIRDGFDYHHIAIDSIKATAYNFRLAADTIEIDVDDLTGVDVHTHLDIKQLTTAFRYTKTSMQASDLYAKIGNSVIRNFVAFKYAKPSDLSDFNNKITINAHLAQSYVYSKDLALFAPYLKRYDERWMVSGDFNGKVTRFRLKDADLRFGKQSIIEGNISFTGLPNFNETFIDLDLLPSVIETSDLKQYIPDVNAYLRTRKFGRVSLKGKFLGFPNDFVANGAFETDLGKIVSDINLKLKKESASSTYSGRLTTYGFHIGKFLNQPEVLQLLDMSGTIKGKGFTVQEASLDLKANVKRLGVNQYNYRNIVVNGSLSRQRFKGDVAVKDSNLVFTANGEVDLRNNKNLFDIDADLQKANLQPLHFTNTETSISTRLNVNFQGLAIDKIVGEAYFTDAYILHQNRDLIVDSVYVFSSRDSIGRILNIDSDFFSTYLHGNFEYSQAYEDGKKLLQEYQLNFDDAAAAESYYQRKNKINQQNYRMNIQADLKDINPLLALFYPPLYISKKTQIEGSFVSGRAAIVSFNTRIDSVAFKNYKFYNSEIDITSSKLADSATVLAQAYIHSDRQQLGNVPATEDLTVEAIWGNKQIDFDTRIRQTASTNYANLKGALRFFHNYQQLQFSPSHFQILDNEWHITNNNLVTIHGKEIQFKDLTVSNRYQMISVNGVVSDSASEAVELTVKDFNLQTLNPILGRDLLGTANGAVTIRDIYHDLNLQSELQVEEFVLDNFLIGDIDGQTTWDKTNKLIGVKYHIFRMGTQILSLTGNYDPQAEENALNMLATLNKTDLEILEPFFKSQVSNLGGNASGTLKITGMLSGPLLKGTVLVNNGQFKYNYLNTTYHFDDKVYFSENEIGVKQLQLLDDANNVAFVSGGVFHDGFRDFVLDLRFRMRNFKVLNTSAKDNDLFYGTAITTGTAEILGAVSNLNISANALSNKGTKIYIPISGSSKGVEQQEYIKFVSKSKLATDTTEQIAGQQINLSGLKLDFNFDITPDAYCEIIFDLKAGDIIRGNGNGKIKMQIDTKGDFTMFGDYVITKGFYNFTLLNAINKEFKVNPGSSVSWSGDPYGGMLNIKASYDQTASLLPILNDPTLEGPEYNRRYPVTVLLNLTGDLLSPDIDLGIKFNDYPQNVPLFRTAIPAYEARLHTDEQELNRQVFSLMVLRKLSPEGAFSGVQGSVGNSVSELLSNQLSYWASQVDENLEIDLDLNGLDEDAFNAFQLRLSYSLFDGRLRVTRDGSFTNAQNQSNTMSVIGDWTVEYMLSKDGKFRVKMYNKNTFNVLNPNVNNNNTVAGFSLLHVQSFNTLKELFMLKKKQAETPEDPAKDLTDALQNSRSGQSNAAPVTPEKK